The proteins below come from a single Tissierella sp. MB52-C2 genomic window:
- a CDS encoding DUF5058 family protein, translating into MDYLKIANSFPMWLAAGLAIILALFQAIIFAKKSYSTGKEIGLTDNQMKSAMKSSFITSLGPSIVILTGLLSLLVTVGGPMAWMRLSFIGSVMFEMMAAGFGTEAVGVKMGIDPMTNIAFANAVWTMILGSMGWIVFATLTADKMEKVQTKFSKGDKGMLSIISVAAMLGSFGSLVSGHLLAMNKNTIAALAGGAIMLILSPIADKKDIKWLKEWALTFALFGGMLIAAII; encoded by the coding sequence ATGGATTATTTAAAAATAGCAAATAGCTTTCCAATGTGGCTGGCAGCAGGTCTTGCCATAATATTAGCATTGTTTCAAGCAATTATTTTCGCTAAAAAATCTTATAGTACAGGAAAAGAAATAGGGCTTACTGATAATCAGATGAAGAGTGCTATGAAAAGCAGTTTTATCACATCTTTAGGACCTTCAATAGTAATTTTAACAGGACTTTTATCATTATTAGTAACAGTAGGTGGTCCGATGGCATGGATGAGGTTATCATTTATAGGCTCTGTAATGTTTGAAATGATGGCAGCAGGCTTTGGAACAGAGGCAGTAGGAGTTAAGATGGGAATAGACCCAATGACAAATATAGCTTTTGCAAATGCAGTTTGGACTATGATACTTGGTTCCATGGGTTGGATAGTATTTGCTACATTAACAGCAGACAAGATGGAAAAGGTACAGACTAAATTTTCCAAAGGTGATAAAGGAATGTTAAGTATTATATCTGTAGCAGCTATGCTAGGATCCTTCGGTTCATTAGTGTCAGGGCACCTATTGGCAATGAATAAAAATACAATTGCGGCACTGGCTGGTGGAGCTATAATGCTTATTCTATCTCCAATAGCAGACAAGAAGGATATAAAATGGCTCAAGGAATGGGCATTAACCTTTGCATTATTTGGTGGAATGTTAATAGCTGCAATAATATAA
- a CDS encoding trypsin-like peptidase domain-containing protein — protein MDENRDYDMNENKASEEFESREEVIEETAEEYKIPEDIYIYRSSEEDSRKKQKKKRTFRGSLLSYVSLALVASLIGGLGSTYIAPSLYGKVLPNPKTSQYVAAPVNITTNDSINTVSAVAKKAMSSVVGITSVELQQYLFSQQEVEGVGSGVIIDSNGYILTNSHVVADGNAKEVNVLFENGDKKPGTVLWNDTALDLAIVKVEATGLPVADLGDSDDLEVGEITVAIGNPLGLEFQRSVTSGIISGLHRSIQVSSNNVIEDLIQTDASINPGNSGGPLLNSKGEVIGINTAKIKSAEGLGFSIPINEAKAIVEEVVKNGSYKTVFLGISGVSVEDYQARLGVKLTADAGVILIEVSENTPASKAGLLNGDILTKIDDVKIDNMSNLKKSLYKYKQGDKAKLTVIRNNTELKIDIEFTDAK, from the coding sequence ATGGATGAAAATAGAGATTATGATATGAATGAGAATAAGGCAAGTGAAGAATTCGAAAGCAGAGAAGAAGTTATAGAAGAAACAGCAGAAGAATATAAGATACCAGAAGATATTTATATCTACAGAAGTTCAGAAGAAGACTCGAGGAAAAAGCAAAAAAAGAAAAGAACATTTAGAGGAAGTTTACTATCCTATGTATCTTTGGCTTTAGTTGCATCTCTTATCGGAGGTTTAGGATCTACGTATATAGCACCTAGTTTATATGGGAAGGTATTACCAAATCCAAAAACTTCTCAATATGTAGCAGCACCAGTAAATATTACAACTAACGATAGTATAAATACAGTATCTGCTGTGGCTAAAAAAGCGATGAGTTCAGTAGTAGGTATAACATCTGTAGAATTACAGCAATACTTATTTTCACAACAGGAAGTAGAAGGTGTAGGTTCAGGAGTTATAATAGATAGTAATGGATATATACTTACGAACTCTCATGTAGTTGCCGATGGTAATGCTAAGGAAGTAAATGTATTGTTTGAAAATGGTGATAAGAAACCAGGTACAGTGCTTTGGAATGATACAGCACTAGATCTTGCCATAGTCAAGGTAGAAGCTACAGGACTTCCAGTGGCTGATTTAGGAGATTCAGATGATCTAGAAGTTGGTGAAATAACTGTAGCTATTGGAAATCCATTAGGACTAGAGTTTCAAAGATCAGTTACATCAGGTATAATATCTGGACTTCATAGGTCAATCCAAGTAAGTTCAAATAATGTAATAGAGGATTTAATACAAACAGATGCTTCCATTAATCCAGGAAATAGTGGTGGACCTCTTTTAAACAGTAAAGGTGAAGTAATAGGTATAAATACAGCAAAAATTAAATCAGCAGAAGGATTAGGTTTCTCTATTCCTATAAATGAGGCTAAGGCAATAGTAGAAGAAGTTGTTAAAAATGGATCCTACAAGACTGTGTTTTTAGGAATATCAGGGGTTTCTGTTGAAGATTATCAAGCCAGACTAGGAGTTAAATTGACAGCAGATGCTGGAGTCATACTAATAGAAGTATCTGAGAATACTCCAGCCTCCAAAGCAGGTCTGCTAAATGGAGATATATTAACTAAGATAGACGATGTAAAAATAGATAATATGAGTAATTTGAAAAAATCATTATATAAATATAAACAAGGTGATAAAGCAAAATTAACAGTTATAAGGAATAATACAGAATTAAAGATTGATATAGAATTTACAGATGCAAAATAA
- a CDS encoding amidohydrolase encodes MNKSDVLKYLKDISEEVKDLSLKVWNNPETSGNEKEAANLYREILKNYGFKIKEVDEMEHALIGEYGSGSPVIAVLGEYDALPGLSQNLDTKFNPVQEGAPGHGCGHNLLGSAALGGVLAIKKYLEETKKSGTIRFYGSPEEETLIGKVKMIKTGAFEGCDLALSWHPMNANVAIESTFLSNNSIKFKFHGISAHAAASPESGRSALDAVELMNVGANYLREHIIDSARVHYTITNAGGAPNIVPKEAESWYFVRAPHRKDVDDITERLVKIAQGAAMMTETTVEYEVLGGCYEMLGNKVLFDLTHKNMVEIGSPEYTEEELQFAKTIQESLEPKLVEAEVKKFVRSGSEKTYLYEGVVEKEKSDSVQITGSSDSGDVSWIMPMNLFLTATWPLGVPAHSWQATSSSGSSIGIKGMLYAAEIFSGMMYDLLNDPKLVEEAKAEFNKKTENNKYVSPLR; translated from the coding sequence TTGAATAAATCAGATGTATTAAAATATTTAAAAGATATAAGTGAAGAGGTAAAAGATTTAAGCTTAAAGGTATGGAACAATCCAGAGACTTCTGGAAATGAAAAAGAAGCTGCTAATTTATATAGAGAAATATTAAAGAACTATGGTTTTAAAATAAAAGAAGTAGATGAAATGGAACACGCTCTAATTGGTGAATATGGAAGTGGTTCTCCAGTTATAGCAGTATTGGGAGAATACGATGCACTACCTGGGTTATCTCAAAATTTAGATACAAAGTTTAATCCAGTACAAGAAGGTGCACCAGGACATGGCTGTGGACACAATCTTTTAGGAAGTGCTGCCCTAGGTGGCGTACTAGCAATTAAGAAATATTTGGAGGAAACTAAAAAAAGTGGAACAATAAGATTTTATGGTTCTCCAGAGGAAGAGACTTTAATAGGTAAAGTAAAAATGATTAAGACTGGAGCTTTTGAAGGATGTGACTTAGCATTAAGCTGGCATCCAATGAATGCTAATGTTGCTATAGAAAGTACATTTTTATCAAATAATTCTATTAAGTTTAAGTTTCATGGAATATCAGCCCATGCAGCTGCATCACCAGAATCAGGTAGATCTGCATTAGATGCTGTAGAGTTAATGAATGTAGGTGCAAACTATTTAAGAGAGCATATCATAGATTCAGCTAGAGTTCATTATACAATAACAAATGCAGGTGGAGCTCCGAATATTGTTCCAAAAGAAGCAGAGTCTTGGTATTTTGTTAGAGCACCACATAGAAAAGATGTAGATGATATAACTGAAAGATTAGTCAAGATTGCACAAGGTGCAGCAATGATGACAGAAACTACAGTTGAATATGAAGTACTAGGTGGATGTTATGAAATGTTGGGAAATAAGGTGTTATTCGATTTGACTCACAAGAACATGGTTGAAATTGGTTCACCAGAATATACAGAAGAAGAATTACAATTTGCAAAAACAATACAAGAAAGCTTAGAGCCAAAATTAGTAGAAGCAGAAGTTAAAAAATTTGTGAGATCAGGTAGCGAAAAGACATACCTATATGAAGGAGTAGTGGAAAAAGAAAAATCAGATTCTGTACAAATTACAGGTTCTTCTGATAGTGGTGATGTTTCATGGATAATGCCAATGAATTTATTCTTAACTGCTACTTGGCCATTGGGAGTTCCAGCTCATTCATGGCAGGCTACTTCATCATCAGGATCATCTATTGGAATAAAAGGAATGTTATATGCAGCAGAAATATTCTCAGGTATGATGTATGATTTATTAAACGACCCTAAATTAGTGGAGGAAGCAAAGGCTGAGTTTAATAAAAAAACAGAAAATAATAAATATGTAAGTCCACTTCGATAA
- a CDS encoding IS1182 family transposase gives MLKKQMEMILSTYSEIYNLIIPKDNILRKINEMIDFSFVYDELITKYSPDNGRGAIDPLRMFKYLLLKVIYDLSDIDVVERSRYDMSFKYFLNMAPEEDVINPSSLTKFRKQRLKDINLLDLLIGKTVEIALEEGIIKSNSIIVDSTHTKARYNQKSQREILLEYSKKLRKSVYEIDDSIKKEFPPKVNSGILEDEIQYCKKLISVVENNEIISQYPKVKEKMNLLKELIEDDLEMLEYANDKDAKVGHKTADTSFFGYKTHLALTGERIITAATITSGEKHDGKQLKDLVEKSRKNGIEVNEVIGDTAYSEKDNIKYAKEEKFRLISKLNPTVVHGNRKNEDKFEYNKDAGMYVCKAGHMAIRKARQGKKGGARNQVNTYYFDIEKCKCCSHKDGCYKEGAKTKSYSVSIKSVTHQKQMNFQETEYFKERVKERYKIEAKNSELKHRHGYDIASSSGLIGIELQGALTIFAVNLKRIIALIK, from the coding sequence ATGCTAAAAAAACAAATGGAAATGATTTTAAGTACATATAGTGAAATATACAATTTGATTATTCCAAAAGATAATATCCTTAGAAAGATAAATGAAATGATTGATTTTTCATTTGTTTATGATGAATTAATCACAAAATATTCTCCTGATAATGGAAGAGGTGCAATTGATCCTTTAAGAATGTTCAAATACCTTCTTCTAAAAGTAATTTATGACTTATCAGATATAGATGTCGTAGAACGTTCAAGATATGATATGTCATTTAAGTATTTCCTTAATATGGCACCAGAAGAAGACGTTATTAATCCAAGTTCTTTAACAAAGTTTAGAAAACAAAGATTAAAAGATATTAATTTACTTGATTTACTCATTGGAAAAACTGTAGAAATAGCATTAGAAGAAGGTATAATAAAAAGCAATTCAATCATTGTGGACTCCACTCATACAAAAGCAAGATATAACCAAAAATCGCAAAGAGAAATCCTTCTTGAATACTCTAAGAAGTTAAGAAAATCAGTCTATGAAATAGATGACTCAATAAAAAAAGAATTTCCTCCAAAAGTAAATAGCGGTATTCTAGAAGATGAAATACAATATTGTAAAAAACTAATATCTGTTGTTGAAAACAATGAAATAATATCTCAATACCCTAAAGTAAAAGAGAAAATGAATTTATTAAAAGAATTAATTGAAGATGATTTAGAAATGTTAGAATATGCTAATGACAAGGATGCAAAAGTAGGTCATAAAACTGCAGACACTTCTTTTTTTGGATATAAAACTCATTTAGCATTGACAGGAGAAAGAATAATAACTGCAGCCACCATAACATCTGGAGAAAAGCATGATGGTAAACAATTAAAAGATTTAGTAGAAAAATCACGTAAAAATGGTATTGAAGTAAATGAAGTAATAGGAGATACCGCATACTCAGAAAAAGATAATATAAAGTATGCTAAGGAAGAAAAATTTAGATTAATTTCAAAGCTAAATCCTACAGTAGTCCACGGCAATAGAAAAAATGAGGACAAGTTTGAATATAATAAAGATGCTGGAATGTATGTCTGTAAAGCAGGGCATATGGCAATAAGGAAAGCACGCCAAGGTAAAAAAGGGGGGGCAAGAAATCAAGTCAATACATATTATTTTGACATAGAAAAGTGTAAATGTTGTTCGCATAAAGATGGATGCTATAAAGAAGGTGCAAAAACAAAATCATATTCTGTATCTATAAAATCTGTAACTCATCAAAAGCAAATGAATTTTCAAGAAACAGAGTATTTTAAAGAGAGAGTAAAAGAACGGTATAAAATAGAGGCTAAAAATAGCGAATTAAAGCATAGACATGGATATGATATAGCATCATCTTCAGGTCTAATTGGCATAGAATTGCAAGGAGCACTCACAATATTTGCAGTAAATTTAAAAAGAATAATTGCATTAATAAAGTAA